The Crocosphaera subtropica ATCC 51142 genome includes a window with the following:
- a CDS encoding DNA cytosine methyltransferase, whose protein sequence is MKRLLSLFSGCGGMDLGFEGNFWIHEDCINETIHPNWIVKKKERWVLLNKTNFDIVFANDIEKYAYNAWMSYFGKKILGKIFHLNSLVDLIKLSETGNFDFPNNIDIITGGFPCQDFSVSGKRKGCLSHKSHTGKYLKEDEDHFKENRGVLYQWMIRLIDKLSPKIFVVENVKGLTYLSISDKIFQDFKQCSNRGYFVIPKVLYAPNFGIPQKRERLFLIGLKKEALNSQVFRIFQDEYQDELSFKETLNREFKSVKYFPFPPVTHCSLEDKQNLFNQSLKPYATTKSVLENLNEPEKEKKDLSQMKYSKAKFLKKGQGQIEINLEGLSPTIRAEHHGNIEYRRLSAELGGNYLDELHQGKMMRRLTVRECARLQTFPDNFEFVRDKKSDYPLSASQGYKLIGNAVPPLLAYHLAKRLEDLWDYIFVDNY, encoded by the coding sequence ATGAAACGTCTTCTTTCTCTTTTTTCAGGTTGTGGAGGAATGGATCTCGGATTTGAGGGCAATTTTTGGATTCATGAAGATTGTATTAATGAAACCATTCATCCTAATTGGATTGTGAAAAAAAAAGAAAGATGGGTACTTTTAAACAAGACTAATTTTGATATTGTTTTTGCTAATGATATTGAAAAGTATGCTTATAATGCGTGGATGTCTTATTTCGGTAAAAAAATTTTGGGTAAAATTTTTCACTTAAATAGTTTAGTGGATTTAATTAAATTATCTGAAACGGGGAACTTTGATTTTCCTAACAATATTGACATTATTACAGGAGGTTTTCCTTGTCAAGATTTTAGTGTTTCAGGGAAAAGAAAAGGCTGTCTTTCTCATAAAAGTCACACTGGAAAGTATTTAAAAGAAGATGAGGATCATTTTAAAGAAAACCGAGGGGTTTTATACCAGTGGATGATTAGGTTAATTGACAAACTATCCCCTAAAATTTTTGTTGTTGAAAATGTAAAAGGACTCACCTATCTCTCCATTTCAGACAAAATTTTTCAAGATTTTAAACAATGTTCTAATCGAGGTTATTTTGTTATTCCTAAAGTATTATACGCTCCCAACTTTGGCATCCCTCAAAAACGAGAAAGATTATTTTTAATCGGTTTAAAAAAAGAGGCTTTAAACTCGCAAGTATTCCGAATTTTTCAAGATGAATACCAAGATGAATTATCATTTAAGGAAACTTTAAATAGAGAATTCAAGTCCGTTAAATATTTTCCTTTTCCCCCTGTAACTCATTGTAGTTTGGAAGATAAACAAAACTTATTTAATCAAAGTCTCAAGCCTTATGCTACAACAAAAAGCGTTTTAGAAAATCTCAATGAACCTGAAAAAGAGAAAAAAGATTTATCACAAATGAAGTATTCTAAGGCAAAATTTTTAAAGAAAGGACAAGGACAAATTGAAATTAATTTAGAGGGATTAAGTCCAACAATTAGAGCAGAACATCATGGTAATATAGAATATCGTAGACTATCAGCAGAATTAGGGGGAAACTATTTAGATGAATTACATCAAGGAAAAATGATGAGAAGATTAACCGTAAGAGAATGTGCTAGACTTCAAACATTTCCTGATAATTTTGAATTTGTTAGAGACAAAAAATCAGATTATCCCCTCTCAGCAAGTCAAGGATATAAACTCATTGGTAATGCTGTCCCTCCTTTATTAGCTTATCATCTTGCTAAAAGGTTAGAAGATTTATGGGATTATATATTTGTCGATAATTATTAA
- a CDS encoding TIGR00300 family protein codes for MTDPIRILMCAPDHYDVDYVINPWMEGNIHKSTRDRSVEQWNQLYHAIKERAIVELVEPQKGWPDMVFTANAGLVLGDNAIVSRFYHKERQGEEPYFKEWFAANGFNVYELPKDLPFEGAGDALFDREGRWLWAGYGFRSELDSHPYIAQWLDTEVLSLRLIDERFYHLDTCFCPLTGGYLLYYPPAFDAYSNRLIELRIPQDKRIVVEEPDAVKFACNAVNINHTIIMNQISDSLKQRLNEVGFEVVQTPLSEFLKAGGAAKCLTLRVNEPVLEEVHASTPVESRTIQLTGHLLDAGIMNKALDMIVENGGSFKVLNFELGLERQSTSAAEVRVSAPDHDVMEEIMTQLIDLGAVAPPQEVCDINTETVTKAGVAPDDFYVSTIYPTEVRVNCEWVKVQNQRMDAAIVVDPQKMTAECKLLRDLAVGDRVMVGFDGIRTVRQVEDRDQRNGKKEFTFMGSGVSSERRVELLVEQIAWEMRQVRDQGGKVVVTAGPVVIHTGGAQHLAKLIREGYVHALLGGNAIAVHDIEQAMMGTSLGVDMQRGIPVSGGHRHHLKVINTVRRYGSIAQAVEQGAISKGVMYECVKHNVPFVLAGSIRDDGPLPDTEMDLIKAQSRYAELIQGTDMILMLSTMLHSIGVGNMTPAGVKMVCVDINPAVVTKLSDRGSVESVGIVTDVGLFLSLLVQQLDKLTHPYPLVGTV; via the coding sequence ATGACTGATCCGATTCGTATTTTAATGTGCGCCCCAGACCACTATGATGTCGATTATGTGATTAATCCTTGGATGGAAGGAAATATACATAAATCAACCCGTGATCGCTCGGTAGAACAATGGAACCAACTCTATCACGCTATCAAAGAACGGGCGATCGTTGAATTAGTCGAACCCCAAAAAGGGTGGCCCGACATGGTATTTACCGCCAACGCTGGGCTAGTGTTAGGAGATAATGCGATCGTCAGTCGTTTTTATCATAAAGAAAGACAAGGAGAAGAACCCTATTTTAAAGAATGGTTTGCAGCCAATGGGTTCAACGTTTATGAACTGCCTAAAGACTTACCCTTTGAAGGGGCTGGCGACGCTTTATTTGATAGAGAAGGCCGCTGGTTATGGGCTGGATACGGCTTTAGATCAGAGTTAGACTCCCATCCTTATATTGCCCAATGGTTAGACACAGAAGTATTATCCCTGCGCCTCATTGATGAACGTTTCTATCATCTCGATACTTGTTTTTGTCCCCTGACTGGCGGTTATTTACTCTACTATCCTCCTGCCTTTGATGCTTATTCTAACCGCTTAATCGAACTGCGTATCCCTCAAGACAAGCGTATTGTCGTCGAAGAACCCGATGCCGTAAAATTCGCTTGTAATGCAGTTAATATTAACCACACCATCATCATGAACCAAATAAGCGACAGCTTAAAACAACGGTTAAATGAGGTGGGTTTTGAAGTGGTACAAACTCCCTTATCCGAGTTCCTCAAAGCCGGTGGGGCTGCCAAATGTTTAACCCTACGAGTTAACGAACCCGTCTTAGAAGAGGTTCACGCTAGTACCCCCGTTGAAAGTCGCACCATTCAATTAACTGGCCATCTCCTTGATGCCGGTATCATGAATAAAGCCCTAGATATGATTGTGGAAAATGGGGGCAGTTTCAAGGTACTTAACTTTGAGTTAGGCTTAGAAAGACAAAGCACATCGGCCGCAGAAGTTCGCGTCTCTGCACCAGATCATGATGTCATGGAAGAAATTATGACACAACTTATTGATCTGGGTGCTGTGGCCCCACCTCAAGAAGTCTGTGACATCAACACTGAAACCGTGACTAAAGCAGGGGTAGCCCCGGATGATTTTTATGTCAGTACCATTTATCCCACGGAAGTTAGAGTTAACTGCGAATGGGTAAAAGTACAAAATCAGCGTATGGATGCTGCTATTGTGGTTGATCCTCAGAAAATGACCGCAGAATGTAAATTATTACGGGATCTCGCTGTGGGCGATCGTGTGATGGTCGGCTTTGATGGCATTCGTACCGTCAGACAAGTCGAAGATCGCGATCAACGCAACGGTAAAAAAGAATTTACCTTTATGGGTTCTGGGGTTTCCAGTGAACGTCGGGTAGAATTATTAGTAGAACAAATCGCCTGGGAAATGCGCCAAGTACGGGATCAAGGGGGTAAAGTCGTTGTTACAGCCGGTCCTGTGGTCATTCATACTGGTGGGGCGCAACACCTGGCAAAATTAATCCGAGAGGGTTATGTTCACGCTTTATTAGGGGGTAATGCCATCGCCGTTCATGATATTGAACAAGCCATGATGGGAACCTCTTTAGGGGTGGATATGCAACGAGGTATCCCTGTTAGTGGCGGCCACCGTCATCACCTCAAAGTGATTAACACCGTACGCCGTTATGGTAGTATTGCCCAAGCTGTAGAACAAGGGGCGATCAGCAAAGGAGTGATGTATGAATGCGTTAAGCATAATGTTCCCTTCGTCCTAGCTGGTTCTATCCGTGATGATGGTCCTTTACCCGACACAGAAATGGACTTAATTAAAGCCCAAAGTCGCTATGCTGAGTTAATTCAAGGCACAGACATGATTTTGATGTTATCTACCATGTTACATAGTATTGGTGTGGGTAATATGACCCCTGCCGGTGTGAAAATGGTCTGCGTAGATATTAACCCTGCTGTCGTCACCAAATTAAGCGATCGGGGTTCTGTTGAGTCCGTGGGTATTGTGACGGATGTGGGTTTATTCCTCAGTTTATTGGTGCAACAGTTGGATAAGTTAACCCATCCTTATCCTTTGGTGGGAACTGTTTAG
- a CDS encoding DUF29 family protein: MTQELIELRQYINEGRYEQALEIIDDLEEMSKKAILEKIKTFLIRLLIHLIKNQVEQRLTNSWAVSIRDSLLKIQSLNLKDNNKSYYIKEEDWDDYLDEGLEDAIFAASVEVFEGQYNPFQLQEHLNAEQLKKIAYELLKMTYRYSKKTIRVEINHKLSQFPGGEDWIN, from the coding sequence ATGACACAAGAATTAATAGAATTAAGACAATATATTAATGAAGGGCGTTATGAACAAGCACTGGAAATCATTGATGATTTAGAAGAAATGAGCAAAAAAGCAATCTTAGAAAAAATCAAAACTTTTCTAATAAGATTGCTGATTCATTTAATTAAAAACCAAGTCGAGCAACGATTAACTAATTCTTGGGCTGTTTCTATTCGAGATTCTCTTTTAAAAATTCAATCTCTTAATCTTAAAGATAATAATAAATCTTACTATATCAAAGAAGAAGATTGGGACGACTATTTAGATGAAGGTTTAGAAGATGCCATTTTTGCTGCTAGTGTCGAAGTATTTGAAGGTCAATACAATCCTTTTCAACTTCAAGAACATCTTAATGCAGAACAGCTAAAAAAAATAGCTTATGAACTATTAAAGATGACTTATCGTTATTCTAAGAAAACAATTAGAGTAGAAATTAATCATAAATTATCTCAATTTCCAGGAGGAGAAGATTGGATAAACTAA
- a CDS encoding bifunctional aldolase/short-chain dehydrogenase → MKSLWNDQDAAKYKTDLALRVYTSRLLGQNPSLVLHGGGNTSVKIRQDNIVGETEEILYVKGSGWDLATIEEGGFSGVRIPHLLKLAQLRSLSDSQMVNELKTQMIRSNAPSPSVETILHAILPYKYVDHTHADAVVTITNTAERRQRIKEIYGDRIVIIPYIMPGFDLARLCVQEFEKQKGNNTIGMVLMNHGIFSFGNTAKESYERMIELVTQAEDYLKQHQAWHIPQKAVNTPDTLLGETLAQLRYQVSVAAGFPVILSLQQTEKTLSFAQREDINIISQQGPATPDHVIRTKRTPLVGRDVQGYVKVYETYFKTNLAQAKDNKTMVDPAPRVIIDPELGMCAIGKNAKAAGIVADIYNHTIDIIQRGTLLGGYQALPSQDIFDVEYWELEQAKLAKGGQTPPFTGEVALVTGAASGIGKACVASLLKRGAAVVGLDINESITDLHKGTDFCGLVCDLTDETAIKQALEMAVRRFGGVDMVILNAGIFPASSPISALSTEQWRRIMNINLDANLVFMREVHPFLKMAPKGGRIVVIGSKNVPAPGPGAAAYSASKAALNQLTRVAALEWGKDKIRINSIHPNGVFDTGIWTDEVLETRAKNYGLTIEEYKTNNVLKVEVTSHDVAELAASMCDRLFEKTTAAQVPLDGGNERVI, encoded by the coding sequence ATGAAAAGTTTATGGAATGACCAAGACGCAGCTAAATATAAAACAGATTTAGCCCTGAGAGTTTATACTTCGAGATTATTGGGCCAAAACCCGTCTTTAGTATTGCATGGCGGTGGCAATACATCGGTCAAAATACGTCAAGATAATATTGTTGGTGAAACCGAAGAGATACTTTATGTAAAGGGCAGTGGTTGGGACTTAGCCACTATCGAAGAAGGAGGGTTTTCTGGGGTAAGAATACCTCATTTGCTCAAATTAGCCCAACTAAGGAGCTTATCAGACTCCCAGATGGTTAATGAGTTAAAAACTCAGATGATTCGCTCAAATGCGCCTTCTCCATCCGTTGAAACTATTCTCCATGCTATTTTACCCTACAAATATGTAGATCATACCCACGCTGATGCGGTTGTTACCATTACCAATACAGCAGAAAGAAGACAACGCATTAAAGAGATATACGGCGATCGCATTGTTATCATTCCCTACATTATGCCAGGTTTTGATCTAGCCCGTCTTTGCGTCCAAGAATTTGAGAAACAAAAAGGGAATAATACCATTGGCATGGTGTTGATGAATCATGGTATTTTTTCCTTTGGGAATACGGCCAAAGAATCTTATGAACGGATGATTGAGTTAGTTACCCAAGCAGAAGACTATCTCAAACAGCATCAAGCTTGGCATATTCCTCAAAAAGCCGTCAATACTCCTGACACCTTATTAGGGGAAACCTTAGCCCAACTGCGTTATCAAGTCTCTGTTGCTGCTGGTTTTCCTGTCATTCTCTCCCTACAACAAACAGAGAAAACCCTTAGTTTTGCCCAACGAGAGGATATTAATATTATTTCCCAACAAGGTCCGGCAACTCCTGATCACGTTATTAGAACGAAAAGAACCCCGTTAGTGGGAAGAGATGTACAGGGATATGTAAAAGTCTATGAAACCTACTTTAAAACCAATTTAGCCCAGGCTAAGGACAACAAAACGATGGTTGATCCTGCCCCTAGGGTAATTATAGACCCAGAATTAGGAATGTGTGCGATCGGGAAAAATGCCAAGGCTGCTGGTATTGTGGCTGATATTTATAACCATACCATCGATATTATCCAACGGGGGACTTTATTGGGGGGTTATCAAGCGTTACCGTCTCAAGACATTTTTGATGTGGAATACTGGGAACTGGAACAAGCAAAACTAGCCAAAGGAGGGCAAACTCCGCCATTTACTGGAGAAGTTGCCTTAGTAACAGGGGCTGCTTCCGGTATTGGGAAAGCTTGTGTAGCGTCTCTTCTAAAACGAGGGGCTGCAGTGGTAGGGTTAGATATTAATGAGTCTATTACAGATTTACACAAAGGAACTGACTTTTGTGGACTGGTTTGTGATCTCACCGATGAAACTGCTATTAAGCAAGCCTTAGAGATGGCTGTAAGGCGGTTTGGAGGGGTTGATATGGTGATCCTCAATGCTGGTATCTTCCCTGCTAGTAGCCCTATTTCCGCTCTATCGACGGAACAATGGCGACGTATTATGAATATTAACCTAGATGCTAATCTCGTTTTCATGCGAGAGGTTCACCCTTTCTTAAAAATGGCTCCTAAAGGGGGTAGAATAGTGGTTATCGGCTCAAAAAATGTGCCTGCGCCGGGGCCAGGGGCTGCTGCTTATTCGGCTTCTAAGGCGGCTTTAAATCAATTAACCCGTGTAGCTGCGTTGGAATGGGGTAAGGATAAGATTCGTATTAATTCGATTCATCCTAACGGGGTATTTGATACAGGTATTTGGACTGATGAAGTGTTAGAAACCAGGGCAAAAAATTACGGTTTAACCATAGAAGAATATAAGACCAATAATGTCTTAAAAGTGGAAGTCACCAGTCATGATGTGGCTGAGTTAGCTGCCAGTATGTGCGATCGCTTATTTGAGAAAACGACAGCAGCCCAAGTTCCTTTGGATGGGGGAAATGAAAGGGTTATTTAA
- the phnC gene encoding phosphonate ABC transporter ATP-binding protein translates to MIFLNNLSVTYKDGTVALENISLELIPGEFTVLLGASGAGKSTLLRCINFLTVPTKGEVIVEGLGTLNNPKILRKHRQKTGMIFQQHQLIPRQTALKNVLVGRLAYHSTLRSFFPLPKIDQMIALDCLDRVGLLNKALTPVKQLSGGQQQRVGIARALAQKPRFLLADEPVASLDPGSSHKILTNLKKICQEDGIGAVVSLHQIDFALDYGDRIIGLADGNILFDSHPSEIQSYQLEKIYHNSSLIKAG, encoded by the coding sequence ATGATTTTTCTTAATAACCTTAGTGTCACCTATAAAGATGGAACCGTGGCCTTAGAAAATATTTCTCTTGAATTGATTCCAGGAGAATTTACGGTACTTTTAGGGGCTTCTGGTGCAGGAAAATCAACCCTTTTACGTTGTATCAATTTTCTAACAGTTCCTACTAAGGGTGAAGTTATTGTGGAGGGGTTAGGAACCCTAAATAACCCGAAAATCTTAAGAAAACATCGCCAAAAAACGGGCATGATTTTTCAACAACATCAATTAATTCCTCGACAAACTGCCCTTAAAAATGTTTTAGTTGGTCGTTTAGCCTATCACTCTACCTTAAGAAGTTTTTTCCCTTTGCCTAAAATTGATCAAATGATTGCTTTAGATTGTTTGGACAGAGTTGGCCTATTAAATAAAGCTTTAACTCCTGTTAAACAACTAAGTGGAGGACAACAACAACGGGTAGGAATAGCCAGAGCTTTAGCTCAAAAACCCAGATTTCTCTTAGCAGATGAACCTGTTGCTAGTTTAGATCCTGGTAGTTCTCATAAGATATTAACTAATCTCAAAAAAATTTGTCAAGAAGATGGTATTGGGGCAGTGGTTAGTTTACATCAAATAGATTTCGCTTTAGACTATGGCGATCGCATTATTGGCCTTGCAGATGGAAACATCCTTTTTGATAGTCACCCGTCAGAAATACAATCATACCAGTTAGAAAAAATTTATCACAATTCTTCTTTGATTAAGGCAGGTTAA
- the phnD gene encoding phosphate/phosphite/phosphonate ABC transporter substrate-binding protein yields MISFIFKKSLTPVVSFTLLTLIGCSTPNSQTSNNNPENSKADTKANPKKLVVALLPDESVSTVIQNNKGLESYLEDRLNKDVELFVSTDYSSMIEAASNGRLDLAYFGPLSYVLAKTKSNIEAFAALEKDGEATYKSVIIGNAEAGIDSYDKIEGKTMAYGDQASTSSHLIPKSMLMEKGLKAEENYQEVFVGSHDAVAVAVANGKAQAGGLSKPIYTALINKGTIDENKVILIEESKPFPQYPWTMRSDLEPQLKQQIKQAFLELEDKAVLEPFKAEGFQSVEDKDYNVVRDLGKILNLDFAKLN; encoded by the coding sequence ATGATCAGTTTCATCTTTAAAAAATCCTTAACCCCTGTTGTTTCTTTTACCCTATTAACTCTAATTGGTTGTAGTACACCGAATAGTCAAACATCCAATAATAACCCTGAAAATAGCAAAGCAGACACAAAAGCTAACCCTAAAAAATTAGTAGTTGCTTTGTTACCCGATGAATCAGTATCTACCGTAATTCAAAATAATAAGGGGTTAGAAAGCTACTTAGAAGACCGACTGAATAAAGATGTTGAATTGTTTGTCAGTACCGATTATTCTTCTATGATCGAAGCAGCGAGTAATGGAAGATTAGACTTAGCCTATTTTGGTCCTTTGTCGTATGTTTTGGCCAAAACTAAAAGTAATATCGAAGCCTTTGCAGCGTTAGAAAAAGATGGAGAAGCCACCTATAAATCTGTCATTATTGGTAATGCAGAAGCAGGAATTGATTCCTATGACAAAATCGAAGGAAAAACTATGGCTTATGGAGATCAAGCCTCGACCTCTAGTCATTTAATTCCTAAGTCAATGTTAATGGAAAAAGGCTTAAAAGCAGAAGAAAATTATCAAGAAGTATTTGTCGGTTCTCATGATGCTGTAGCTGTAGCTGTTGCCAATGGAAAAGCCCAAGCAGGGGGCTTAAGTAAACCCATTTATACCGCTTTAATTAATAAGGGAACCATTGATGAAAATAAAGTCATTTTAATAGAAGAATCTAAACCATTTCCCCAATATCCTTGGACGATGCGATCTGACTTAGAACCTCAATTAAAACAGCAAATTAAGCAAGCTTTTCTAGAACTAGAAGATAAGGCAGTTTTAGAACCATTTAAAGCAGAAGGGTTTCAATCAGTAGAAGACAAGGATTATAATGTTGTCCGAGACTTAGGAAAAATCCTCAATCTTGATTTTGCTAAACTTAATTAA
- the phnE gene encoding phosphonate ABC transporter, permease protein PhnE, with protein MTINQDKYSNLLRQYKILWYRSLINIIILLIIIIISFAVVGLLDGKRLSEGIPDLLEMVAQMLPPDFTRASDWIKPLIDTLGMSIAGTGMAVIFSLPITFGAAQNTSPHPFVYFVSRIILNIARAIPELLLGIIFVAAVGFGALPGVLALGFHSIGMVGKFFAESIEHTDNAPIEAAKAVGANHLQIIYHSILPQVLPQIADVTFYRWEYNFRASLVLGAVGAGGIGFEIIGALRLLKYQEVSALLLVVLVMVTLVDSLGNFLRKKFI; from the coding sequence ATGACAATCAATCAAGATAAATATTCTAATCTGTTGCGCCAATACAAGATTCTTTGGTATCGTTCACTAATAAACATCATTATTTTGCTAATAATAATTATTATTAGTTTTGCTGTAGTTGGTTTATTAGATGGAAAACGCTTATCTGAAGGAATTCCTGACCTATTAGAAATGGTAGCACAAATGCTGCCTCCCGATTTTACTCGTGCTTCTGATTGGATTAAACCACTAATTGATACCTTAGGAATGAGTATTGCAGGAACAGGAATGGCTGTTATTTTTTCTCTGCCTATTACTTTCGGGGCAGCACAAAATACCAGTCCCCATCCTTTCGTTTATTTTGTATCAAGAATTATTTTAAATATAGCAAGAGCTATTCCTGAATTACTTCTAGGAATTATCTTTGTTGCCGCTGTTGGGTTTGGCGCACTTCCTGGGGTATTAGCATTGGGATTTCATTCTATTGGTATGGTAGGTAAATTTTTTGCTGAGTCCATAGAACATACAGACAACGCACCTATTGAAGCAGCAAAAGCAGTCGGAGCAAATCATTTACAAATCATTTATCATAGTATTTTACCCCAAGTTTTACCACAAATCGCCGATGTTACATTTTATCGTTGGGAGTACAATTTTAGAGCTTCTCTAGTATTAGGCGCAGTGGGAGCCGGTGGCATTGGATTTGAAATTATTGGGGCATTACGTTTACTCAAATATCAGGAAGTTTCTGCCCTTTTGTTAGTTGTTTTAGTTATGGTAACATTAGTAGATAGTTTAGGTAACTTTTTAAGAAAAAAATTCATTTAA
- a CDS encoding phosphonate dehydrogenase — MNQKPKVVITHWVHPEIIDYLTPHCELILNQTKETLTREEVINRSKDAQGLMVFMPDYIDVNFLEACPQLKVISGALRGYDNFDVEACTKRNIWFTIVPDLLAAPTAELTIGLLLILARRMVEGDRLIRSGNFQGWKPQLYSTGLLNKTLGIIGMGKLGKALTKRLMGFDMTLLYHDKITLTSQQERDWKITKTSLEELLTKSDYVVLMVPLVPDTYHLINENSLKMMKPNSFLINPCRGSIVDETAVATAIKSGHLAGYAADVFEMEDWAIANRPQSINQTLLTDINHTFFTPHLGSAVNEVRRDIALEAAKNIIEVLSENRPQGAVNGIV, encoded by the coding sequence ATGAATCAAAAACCTAAAGTTGTGATTACCCATTGGGTTCATCCAGAAATCATTGACTATTTAACTCCACATTGTGAGCTTATTCTTAATCAAACAAAAGAAACCTTAACCCGTGAAGAAGTTATTAATAGAAGCAAAGATGCTCAAGGTTTAATGGTTTTTATGCCAGATTATATTGATGTAAATTTTTTAGAAGCCTGTCCTCAATTAAAAGTAATTTCAGGAGCCTTAAGAGGCTATGATAATTTTGATGTAGAAGCTTGCACAAAGCGAAATATTTGGTTTACTATTGTTCCTGATTTATTAGCTGCACCTACAGCAGAATTAACCATAGGATTACTACTAATATTAGCCCGTAGAATGGTAGAAGGCGATCGCCTAATTCGTTCGGGTAATTTTCAGGGTTGGAAACCTCAATTATACAGTACAGGATTATTAAATAAGACCCTCGGAATTATTGGTATGGGCAAGTTAGGAAAAGCCTTGACAAAACGGTTAATGGGCTTTGATATGACCCTGTTATATCATGATAAAATTACTCTAACAAGCCAACAAGAAAGAGATTGGAAAATTACCAAAACCTCTCTAGAAGAATTATTAACAAAAAGTGATTATGTTGTGTTAATGGTTCCCTTAGTTCCTGATACCTATCATTTAATTAATGAGAATAGTTTAAAAATGATGAAACCTAATAGTTTTTTAATTAATCCTTGTCGGGGTTCCATAGTAGATGAAACCGCCGTAGCTACTGCCATTAAATCAGGACATTTAGCCGGGTATGCTGCTGATGTTTTTGAAATGGAAGATTGGGCGATCGCCAACCGTCCTCAAAGCATTAATCAAACCTTATTAACTGATATAAACCATACTTTTTTTACACCCCATTTAGGCTCAGCCGTTAATGAGGTTCGTCGTGATATTGCCCTAGAAGCAGCCAAAAATATTATCGAAGTTCTCTCAGAAAACAGACCACAAGGTGCTGTAAATGGTATCGTATAG
- a CDS encoding HdeA family protein, whose amino-acid sequence MTSMNKLLATFLLTIIISPALTLSSLAQDTSEDTKVELNQISCRELLKMPGKDKELTFIFFHGFMTAKKNQMVIDRIALREATDKITDYCINNPDSMLMTAFEEYR is encoded by the coding sequence ATGACATCAATGAATAAACTATTAGCTACATTCTTATTAACAATCATCATAAGTCCAGCCTTAACCTTATCAAGTTTGGCTCAGGATACATCAGAAGACACTAAGGTAGAATTAAATCAAATTAGTTGTCGAGAACTCTTAAAAATGCCAGGAAAAGATAAAGAATTAACCTTCATATTTTTTCATGGATTCATGACTGCTAAGAAGAATCAAATGGTAATTGATCGCATCGCTTTACGAGAAGCCACTGATAAAATTACTGATTATTGTATTAATAATCCTGACTCCATGTTAATGACAGCTTTTGAAGAATACCGTTAA
- a CDS encoding 4-hydroxybenzoate solanesyltransferase, with amino-acid sequence MITQSRPQPEPTWLTIIRLLRWDKPAGRLILMIPALWAIFLAARGVPPLPLIGVIILGTLATSAAGCVINDLWDRDIDPQVERTKTRPLADRSLSIKVGIIIAFISLFCAAILAFYLNTLSFILCVAAVPFIVCYPLAKRVFPIPQLVLSLAWGFAVLISWTAVTGELENDTWVLWGITVFWTLGFDTVYAMSDREDDQKIGVNSSALFFGKYAGEAVGIFFAITAGLWAYLGVTMHLNLGFWLTWIIALVGWMIQYIRLSSPEIPQQTYGQVFRQNVVIGFILLGGILVSIALN; translated from the coding sequence ATGATTACGCAATCTCGACCCCAACCTGAACCCACTTGGTTAACCATTATTCGCCTATTAAGATGGGATAAACCAGCAGGGAGATTAATTTTAATGATTCCTGCATTGTGGGCTATTTTTTTAGCAGCAAGGGGAGTTCCTCCTTTACCCTTAATTGGCGTTATTATATTAGGAACTTTAGCCACCAGTGCAGCTGGATGTGTTATCAATGATCTCTGGGATAGAGATATTGATCCTCAAGTAGAAAGGACTAAAACACGACCTTTAGCTGATCGATCGCTATCCATTAAAGTAGGCATTATTATCGCTTTCATTTCTCTTTTTTGTGCTGCAATTTTAGCCTTCTATCTCAATACATTAAGCTTTATCTTATGTGTTGCTGCTGTTCCTTTTATTGTCTGTTATCCCCTAGCTAAACGAGTCTTTCCCATTCCTCAATTAGTATTATCTTTAGCTTGGGGATTTGCTGTTTTAATTAGTTGGACTGCAGTAACAGGAGAATTAGAAAACGATACTTGGGTGTTATGGGGAATCACCGTCTTTTGGACATTAGGATTTGATACGGTTTATGCTATGTCTGATCGAGAAGATGATCAGAAAATAGGGGTTAATTCTAGTGCTTTATTCTTCGGTAAATATGCAGGGGAAGCAGTTGGAATCTTCTTTGCCATTACCGCCGGTTTATGGGCTTATTTAGGGGTTACAATGCACCTCAATTTAGGATTTTGGCTAACCTGGATCATTGCTTTAGTGGGTTGGATGATACAATATATCCGCTTAAGTTCTCCTGAAATTCCTCAACAAACCTATGGTCAAGTCTTTAGACAAAACGTTGTCATTGGCTTTATTTTATTAGGGGGAATTCTAGTTAGTATTGCTCTAAATTGA